Genomic segment of Synechococcales cyanobacterium T60_A2020_003:
GGTTTTTGGCCTGGAGATGGGTGATTTGGTAGGCGTCATCTAGAATCAGCTTCAGGTTAACGGGCTGCATCTGAAGCTCAATACGACCATGCTGCACTTTAGAGATTGCAATCAGTTCGTCCAGGGTTGCCAGCATCCGTTGTGCCGCCACACTGGCTTGAGCGACGTACTCCCGCTCTTCTTCGGGACTTTCGCACAAATCCGCCAAGATGAGCTGATGCAAACTGATCACGCTATTAATAGGCGATCGCAGTTCGTGGGACGTGCGGGCTAAAAATCCAGCTTGAAACTGGCTGAGTTCCGAGGCCATTTGATAGGCCAGCTCCGTTTGTTTGAGTTGAGTCAGTATTGCCAAATCTTGGGATGAAGCCGCAGCAGGATGCTCTACGCCAGGATCGACAGCGGTATGAGTCGCGCGATCGGTCTGGGGCGATCGCCCTAACCTGCGCCCAACCACTACACCAATCCCTGCGCCAATGATCAGAAACGCCAACGAAGACCAACTCATCATAATGCTCATGTGTGGGGAACTCTCGTC
This window contains:
- a CDS encoding sensor histidine kinase, which encodes MMSWSSLAFLIIGAGIGVVVGRRLGRSPQTDRATHTAVDPGVEHPAAASSQDLAILTQLKQTELAYQMASELSQFQAGFLARTSHELRSPINSVISLHQLILADLCESPEEEREYVAQASVAAQRMLATLDELIAISKVQHGRIELQMQPVNLKLILDDAYQITHLQAKNRNLRLQIQPPTTDVYVLADLTRLRQVVVNLIDRAIAHLDSGYIYVIAEAELDAGVATITIADDRPEADWAEAIDRLQSPAKTAQSEDASAATFGTQLSYTPLPPGLTLFADRTLMEEMNGTLEIVPNPKGDRGYAIQCAMPIVAPED